In Proteus vulgaris, one DNA window encodes the following:
- a CDS encoding DUF4440 domain-containing protein — protein MQQEKTRHKSTHRKNTNVLIQLLHNEFMEFCRSGVCVNKTDTVNSLINDYSNTEVYSENYQGSQLSDDVVLLTYISYQLEDNKKIKQTHRSSIWIRISHGDWQLRFHQGTAQSES, from the coding sequence ATCCAACAAGAAAAAACACGTCACAAAAGCACCCATCGAAAAAATACAAATGTACTTATTCAACTTTTACATAATGAATTTATGGAATTTTGTCGCTCTGGTGTTTGCGTTAATAAAACAGACACAGTTAATAGCCTTATAAACGACTATAGCAATACAGAGGTTTATTCAGAAAATTATCAAGGTTCACAACTCAGTGATGATGTGGTGCTGTTAACTTATATCAGTTATCAATTAGAAGATAACAAAAAAATAAAGCAAACTCACCGCTCATCTATTTGGATAAGAATTTCCCATGGTGATTGGCAATTACGATTTCATCAAGGTACAGCTCAATCAGAAAGTTAA
- a CDS encoding DUF2933 domain-containing protein, translating to MWEFLRDNWFILMLLLCPLMHLFMHKHHHGENSSHDCCKNKDETATIDKKKTHLDA from the coding sequence ATGTGGGAATTTTTAAGAGATAATTGGTTTATTCTTATGTTATTACTTTGTCCGTTAATGCATCTCTTTATGCATAAACATCATCATGGTGAAAACAGTTCACATGATTGCTGTAAAAATAAAGATGAAACAGCGACAATAGACAAAAAGAAAACACATTTGGATGCTTAA
- a CDS encoding GIY-YIG nuclease family protein gives MISFEVTGTTINLHWSEFIDLNNIDYSKNHEVIKEIPEAYGIYIFWRQYGDKHECLYIGKTTKLRSRIRTQLNARGLIEHVKGAKRGKKILSYAELDMHANCYVDDYLDKVETFFISEALSQGHDLYNQQKTKFYGNPIISHGENYPNIFEDTMYMPNK, from the coding sequence ATGATTTCTTTTGAAGTAACAGGAACAACGATCAATTTACATTGGTCTGAATTTATAGATCTAAATAATATTGATTACAGCAAAAACCATGAGGTTATAAAAGAAATTCCTGAAGCATACGGTATTTATATTTTTTGGCGTCAATATGGTGATAAGCATGAATGTTTATATATAGGTAAGACAACAAAATTAAGATCTAGAATAAGAACACAGTTAAATGCACGTGGGCTTATTGAGCATGTTAAAGGTGCTAAACGTGGGAAAAAAATTCTCTCCTATGCTGAGCTTGATATGCATGCTAATTGTTATGTGGATGATTATTTAGATAAGGTTGAGACATTTTTTATTTCTGAAGCCTTATCTCAAGGGCATGATTTATATAATCAACAAAAAACTAAATTTTATGGTAACCCTATTATTAGCCATGGTGAAAATTATCCCAATATTTTTGAAGACACAATGTATATGCCAAATAAATAA
- the fliE gene encoding flagellar hook-basal body complex protein FliE: MSIPAIESVLDKMQIQTLQASNIAKPQPVQAGFATQLVQAVGKINETRMNATNKVQAFTLGTPGVELNDVMVDMQKSSISLQMGVQVRNKLVAAYQEIMSMQV, from the coding sequence ATGTCAATTCCAGCTATTGAAAGTGTTCTGGATAAAATGCAAATCCAGACTTTACAAGCATCCAATATTGCAAAACCCCAGCCAGTACAAGCAGGGTTTGCTACTCAGCTTGTTCAAGCTGTAGGTAAAATTAATGAAACCCGAATGAATGCAACCAACAAAGTGCAAGCGTTTACCTTAGGTACACCGGGTGTTGAATTAAACGATGTGATGGTAGATATGCAAAAATCTAGCATCTCATTACAAATGGGCGTGCAAGTGCGTAATAAGCTGGTCGCCGCTTATCAAGAAATAATGTCGATGCAGGTGTAG
- the fliF gene encoding flagellar basal-body MS-ring/collar protein FliF: protein MNAEKTDVVNQKKGFNAIINRIKADPKIPLIIAGSAAIAIFVAAFLWLQSPDYKVLYSNLSDKDGGEIVTQLTQMNVPYRLSQNGAAIMVPDNQVHELRLKLAQAGLPKGGAAGFELLDKEKFGISQFSEQINYQRALEGELARTIETLGPVQNARVHLALPKPSLFVREQKSPSASVTVGLLQGRALDEGQINAIVHIVASSVAGMPDSSVTIVDQSGKLLTQPDALGRDLNSIQLKYVQELESRYQQRIETLLGPIVGRGNVHAQVTAQVDFSHTEETAEEYKPNQPPNQAAVRSKQLSQSEQNGGMLAGGVPGALSNQPVAPPQAPIETPKAQEGEKTDEANTTGTNRTLTRNPNSNSRLDETTNYEVDRRIRHIKRPVGNVERLSVAVIVNYKTIEDTKEAAEGEEPVVETKQIPLTDEQIQQIEGLVREAMGYSQERGDSLSVVNSQFNDIEEKVITVPVWENPEILAKALDLGRWLLLVIIAWILWRKLVKPQLEKRREAEIAAQKAVLKTKLQVKDDVDETELDDEARRKQARKRVSAELQSQRIREMAEKDPRVVAMVIRQWMSKEQ, encoded by the coding sequence ATGAATGCCGAAAAAACCGACGTTGTGAACCAGAAAAAAGGTTTTAACGCCATTATTAACCGGATAAAAGCCGATCCGAAAATTCCGCTAATTATTGCGGGCTCGGCGGCAATTGCCATTTTTGTTGCTGCATTTTTATGGTTACAAAGCCCTGATTATAAGGTGCTTTATAGTAATCTTAGCGATAAAGACGGTGGCGAAATTGTCACACAGTTAACACAAATGAACGTACCTTATCGCTTGTCACAAAATGGCGCAGCGATCATGGTGCCAGACAATCAGGTTCATGAATTACGCCTGAAACTCGCACAAGCGGGGCTTCCTAAAGGCGGTGCTGCCGGTTTTGAACTGTTAGATAAAGAAAAGTTCGGGATCAGCCAATTTAGTGAACAGATTAACTATCAACGTGCACTTGAAGGTGAGCTTGCTCGCACTATCGAGACATTAGGTCCTGTACAAAATGCTCGTGTTCATTTAGCACTACCAAAACCATCCCTTTTTGTTCGTGAACAGAAATCCCCTTCTGCATCCGTTACGGTGGGTCTTTTACAGGGTAGAGCGCTGGATGAAGGTCAAATTAATGCCATCGTGCATATCGTTGCAAGTAGTGTTGCGGGGATGCCTGATAGCAGTGTGACCATCGTTGACCAAAGTGGAAAATTATTGACACAACCTGATGCGTTAGGTCGTGACCTTAACTCTATTCAACTAAAATATGTTCAAGAGCTAGAAAGCCGCTACCAACAACGTATTGAAACATTACTTGGTCCAATTGTGGGTCGTGGAAATGTTCATGCTCAGGTAACTGCTCAAGTTGATTTCTCTCATACCGAAGAAACCGCTGAAGAGTACAAACCGAATCAGCCACCTAATCAAGCTGCTGTGCGTTCAAAACAATTGAGCCAAAGTGAGCAAAATGGCGGCATGTTAGCGGGCGGTGTTCCAGGGGCATTGTCTAATCAACCTGTTGCTCCACCTCAAGCGCCTATTGAAACACCAAAAGCGCAAGAAGGTGAGAAAACAGATGAAGCCAATACAACGGGCACTAATCGTACATTAACGCGTAATCCAAACAGTAATAGCCGTTTAGATGAAACAACCAACTATGAAGTTGACCGCCGAATTCGTCATATAAAACGCCCTGTGGGTAATGTCGAACGTCTTTCTGTTGCTGTCATCGTGAACTATAAAACGATTGAAGATACGAAAGAAGCGGCTGAAGGTGAAGAGCCTGTTGTTGAAACCAAACAAATTCCGCTTACTGATGAACAAATTCAGCAAATTGAAGGTCTTGTTCGTGAAGCGATGGGCTATTCCCAAGAACGTGGTGACTCATTAAGTGTCGTGAACTCGCAGTTCAATGATATTGAAGAGAAAGTAATTACTGTTCCTGTATGGGAAAACCCAGAAATTCTTGCGAAAGCATTAGATTTAGGTCGCTGGTTATTACTTGTCATCATCGCATGGATCTTATGGCGCAAACTGGTGAAACCACAGCTTGAAAAACGCCGTGAAGCTGAAATTGCCGCACAAAAAGCTGTGCTGAAAACGAAGCTACAAGTTAAAGATGATGTTGATGAAACAGAATTAGATGACGAAGCAAGACGTAAACAAGCACGTAAACGTGTCAGTGCCGAATTGCAGAGCCAACGTATCCGTGAAATGGCAGAGAAAGATCCTCGTGTCGTCGCAATGGTAATTCGTCAATGGATGAGTAAAGAACAATGA
- the fliG gene encoding flagellar motor switch protein FliG: MSNNLTGTEKSAVMLLTLGEDRAAEVFKHLSTREVQQLSIAMSSMRHISNQQLIDVMASFEEDAVQYAALNVNANDYLRSVLVKALGEERANNLLDEISETRETTTGIETLNFMEPQMAADIIRDEHPQIIATILVHLKRGQAADILALFDEKLRNDVMLRIATFGGVQPSALAELTEVLNNLLDGQNLKRSKMGGVRTAAEIINLMKSQQEENVITAVRDYDGELAQKIIDEMFLFENLIDIDNRSIQRILQEVESDSLVVALKGCDQELRDHFLNNMSQRAAEIMRDDLNSRGPVRMSQVEAEQKAILLVVRKLAETGEVVLHGGDDTYV, translated from the coding sequence ATGAGTAATAACTTAACTGGAACCGAAAAAAGCGCCGTTATGTTACTAACACTCGGTGAAGACCGGGCGGCGGAAGTATTTAAACATCTAAGTACACGCGAAGTTCAACAGCTGAGTATTGCAATGTCATCAATGCGCCATATCTCAAATCAGCAATTGATTGATGTTATGGCAAGCTTTGAAGAAGACGCTGTTCAATATGCAGCGTTGAATGTGAATGCGAACGATTACTTACGCTCTGTTCTGGTCAAAGCACTGGGTGAAGAACGCGCAAATAATCTATTAGATGAGATCTCTGAGACTCGTGAAACAACAACGGGTATTGAGACGCTTAACTTTATGGAACCACAAATGGCTGCCGATATTATCCGCGACGAACATCCGCAGATTATTGCAACCATCTTGGTTCATCTCAAACGGGGTCAAGCGGCAGATATTCTTGCTCTGTTTGATGAGAAATTACGTAATGACGTGATGCTACGTATCGCAACATTTGGTGGTGTTCAGCCGTCAGCATTAGCAGAGTTAACTGAAGTACTGAATAACCTGCTTGATGGCCAAAACCTCAAACGCAGCAAAATGGGTGGTGTTCGTACTGCTGCTGAGATCATCAACCTGATGAAAAGCCAGCAAGAAGAGAATGTCATTACTGCGGTACGCGATTACGACGGCGAATTGGCACAAAAGATTATCGACGAAATGTTCCTGTTCGAAAACCTTATCGATATCGACAACCGTTCTATCCAGCGCATTCTACAGGAAGTGGAATCCGACTCCTTGGTTGTGGCATTGAAAGGATGCGATCAAGAGCTGCGCGATCACTTCCTCAACAATATGTCGCAACGTGCTGCTGAAATCATGCGTGATGATTTGAATTCTCGTGGCCCTGTTCGTATGTCTCAAGTGGAAGCAGAGCAGAAAGCAATTCTGCTTGTGGTACGCAAATTAGCAGAGACTGGAGAGGTTGTTCTTCATGGAGGAGACGATACCTATGTCTGA
- the fliH gene encoding flagellar assembly protein FliH, with the protein MSDKHTDTNWKPWVPKELTDWVLTVEETTEDEKEVEKQEKEVVQQQKVLEQINMLDDMKDKAQKLGHAEGFEAGKNQGYQEGYQAGLQSGIEEGIRQGIAQQSPLINEWQGLLAEFRHSLNGLDSVIASRLMQIALTAAKEVLGQPSVCDGSALLAQITLMLQQEQMFSSNPQLRVNPKHIPQIEKELGDSLSAHGWKVVADNSIHVGGCRVVTNDGDLDATIATRWHELCRLAAPEAL; encoded by the coding sequence ATGTCTGATAAACATACTGATACTAACTGGAAGCCTTGGGTTCCGAAAGAACTCACTGATTGGGTATTAACTGTCGAGGAAACGACAGAAGACGAAAAGGAAGTCGAAAAACAGGAAAAAGAAGTTGTTCAGCAACAGAAAGTCCTTGAGCAAATTAATATGCTTGATGACATGAAAGACAAGGCCCAAAAATTGGGCCACGCTGAAGGCTTTGAGGCAGGGAAAAACCAGGGTTATCAGGAAGGCTATCAGGCTGGATTACAATCAGGTATTGAAGAAGGTATTCGCCAAGGCATTGCTCAACAATCACCATTAATTAATGAATGGCAAGGGTTGTTAGCTGAATTTAGACATTCACTGAATGGACTAGACAGTGTGATTGCATCACGCTTAATGCAAATTGCCCTTACAGCGGCCAAAGAAGTTCTGGGTCAACCCTCTGTCTGTGATGGTTCTGCATTGCTTGCACAAATAACCTTAATGTTGCAACAAGAACAAATGTTCTCAAGCAATCCACAGTTACGAGTGAATCCAAAACATATTCCACAAATTGAAAAAGAGCTGGGTGATTCCCTTTCTGCTCATGGTTGGAAAGTTGTTGCCGATAACAGCATTCATGTGGGCGGATGCCGTGTTGTAACAAATGATGGCGATCTTGATGCCACGATTGCAACTCGTTGGCATGAGCTTTGTCGTCTTGCTGCACCGGAGGCGTTGTAA
- the fliI gene encoding flagellar protein export ATPase FliI, protein MTARLGRWLEKLNEAEARLNKIPRVRQYGRLTRATGLVMEAKGLVMPLGSTCLIERTIGKTVEEVESEVVGFNGSQMLLMPLQEVEGLTPGARVYAQATPGGENEGRQLPLGDALLGRVLDGSGYPLDGLPPPDTGYRAPLITPPINPLQRTPITDVLDVGVRAINALLTVGRGQRMGLFAGSGVGKSVLLGMMARFTQADVIVVGLIGERGREVKDFIENILGTEGLARSVVVAAPADVSPLLRMQGASYATRIAEDFRDRGKHVLLIMDSLTRYSMAQREIALAVGEPPATKGYPPSVFAKLPALVERAGNGVDGGGSITAFYTVLTEGDDQQDPIADSARAILDGHIVLSRSLAESGHYPAIDIEASISRAMTSLIDKTHYRRVQMFKQLLSSYQRNRDLINVGAYAAGSDPMLDKAIALYPSLAKFLQQDIQEQCSYQSACEQLNQLITVN, encoded by the coding sequence ATGACAGCAAGATTGGGGCGTTGGTTAGAAAAACTCAATGAAGCAGAAGCACGTTTAAATAAAATTCCACGTGTGCGTCAATATGGTCGTTTAACCAGAGCAACCGGTTTAGTCATGGAAGCTAAGGGGCTAGTTATGCCTCTTGGCTCGACGTGTTTAATAGAACGTACCATTGGCAAAACAGTTGAAGAAGTTGAAAGTGAAGTGGTTGGGTTTAATGGTAGCCAGATGTTGTTAATGCCTTTACAGGAAGTCGAGGGATTAACACCTGGAGCTCGTGTTTATGCCCAAGCCACCCCCGGTGGTGAAAATGAAGGTCGCCAATTACCACTAGGTGATGCGTTATTAGGACGAGTTTTAGATGGTTCTGGTTATCCTTTAGATGGTTTACCACCACCAGATACAGGTTATCGTGCGCCACTCATTACACCACCGATCAACCCATTACAACGAACACCGATTACAGATGTTCTTGATGTGGGTGTACGTGCAATTAATGCATTATTAACGGTTGGTCGCGGTCAGCGCATGGGGCTTTTTGCCGGCTCCGGTGTGGGTAAAAGTGTGCTATTAGGCATGATGGCGCGTTTTACTCAAGCGGATGTCATTGTTGTTGGCTTAATCGGTGAACGTGGTCGTGAAGTTAAAGACTTTATCGAGAATATTCTTGGTACTGAAGGCCTAGCTCGTTCTGTTGTTGTTGCCGCGCCCGCTGACGTATCCCCCTTGCTTCGTATGCAAGGTGCTTCTTATGCCACACGTATTGCTGAAGATTTTCGCGATAGAGGTAAGCATGTCTTGTTAATTATGGACTCACTTACCCGTTACAGTATGGCGCAACGTGAAATTGCCCTTGCTGTCGGTGAGCCACCAGCAACCAAAGGCTATCCACCTTCTGTCTTTGCTAAATTACCTGCATTGGTCGAACGTGCAGGTAATGGCGTTGATGGGGGTGGTTCTATCACGGCTTTTTATACTGTTTTAACGGAAGGTGATGACCAGCAAGATCCTATTGCAGACTCCGCACGCGCCATTTTAGATGGCCATATTGTGCTTTCTCGCTCACTTGCTGAATCAGGGCACTACCCTGCTATTGATATTGAAGCCTCTATTAGCCGAGCAATGACGTCGTTAATTGATAAAACACATTACCGTCGTGTACAGATGTTTAAACAGCTTTTATCAAGTTATCAACGTAACCGAGACTTAATTAATGTAGGCGCTTACGCTGCGGGTAGTGATCCTATGCTGGATAAAGCCATTGCTCTTTATCCGTCTCTCGCAAAGTTCTTACAACAAGATATCCAAGAGCAATGCAGTTATCAAAGTGCATGTGAGCAACTTAATCAACTGATCACAGTAAACTAA